A window of Bradyrhizobium sp. AZCC 1610 contains these coding sequences:
- a CDS encoding HEAT repeat domain-containing protein yields the protein MSDLGVQLPTTHDAVRELGSREDAAALKTLAVAAAVDDQFLRRTALEVIGRHPRGRELSAIVLEAFRDPSEYVVRAACEIAEQWRLLEAHDLVLSHLANASGATRQAAIRALGAIWRETDFPPMFNIYARDHETGIRREAAWVLRQRATPADRRILFDALYVDELARHRVWACELAESLSGPEILPALSSLASDPDGHVRKAAARAIQAISSRA from the coding sequence ATGTCAGACCTTGGTGTGCAATTGCCGACTACCCACGATGCCGTTCGTGAACTCGGATCGCGCGAAGATGCGGCGGCACTGAAAACCCTCGCCGTAGCCGCGGCAGTTGACGATCAATTCTTGCGACGGACGGCGCTGGAAGTTATCGGACGCCACCCAAGGGGGCGCGAACTGTCTGCCATCGTCCTGGAAGCCTTTAGGGATCCTTCCGAATATGTGGTGCGTGCGGCCTGTGAGATCGCCGAACAATGGAGGCTGCTGGAGGCACACGACCTTGTTTTGTCCCACCTCGCGAATGCCTCTGGCGCCACGAGGCAAGCGGCAATTCGCGCGCTAGGCGCCATCTGGCGCGAGACAGATTTTCCGCCGATGTTCAACATCTACGCCAGGGATCACGAAACTGGCATTCGCAGAGAAGCCGCCTGGGTGCTGCGGCAGCGCGCCACCCCGGCAGACAGGCGAATCCTCTTCGATGCCCTGTATGTCGATGAACTGGCCCGACACCGGGTATGGGCTTGCGAGCTTGCCGAAAGCTTATCCGGCCCAGAAATCCTGCCCGCGCTGTCATCGCTGGCTTCGGACCCTGATGGTCACGTTCGAAAGGCGGCAGCGCGGGCCATTCAAGCAATTTCAAGCCGGGCATAG
- a CDS encoding FAD-dependent oxidoreductase: MSADITAGPATGATSTAFPRYEQTFPALTHHEIARMRRFGELRAYKHGEALFETGKVGPGMFVVLSGTVAITQRDGLGHVTPVIDQGPAQFLAEIGQLSGRVALVDGHAEGDVETLLIPSDQLRALLVAEAELGERIMRALILRRVSLIQGGVGGPVLIGPASLGDTARLQNFLARNGQPHHVLDPATDKDAADLVARYSASRADLPLVVCPDGTVLRNPSETSLALAVGMITNHAHEKLYDVAVVGSGPAGLATAVYAASEGLSVAVFDARAFGGQAGASARIENYLGFPTGISGQALAGRAYNQAQKFGAEMLIPVSIRSLDCSQRDGVFALATECGQSLRAKAIVVASGARYRRPEIENLDAYEGRGVWYWASPIEAKLCVGQDVVLVGGGNSAGQAAVFLSGHARKVYMIIRGGGLGASMSRYLIERIEAAPNIELIFNAEVIAVEGGGDGSLESVRWKSRLAPEQHSFDVRNLFLFVGADPATRWLDGCGVTLDRAGFVVTGAQSEQNHGRPVPPLETSVPGVFAVGDVRSGSVKRVGGAIGEGAQVVAALHGYLADAMKPSL; the protein is encoded by the coding sequence ATGAGTGCAGACATCACGGCCGGTCCGGCGACCGGCGCGACTTCCACCGCGTTTCCACGTTACGAACAAACATTCCCGGCGCTTACCCATCACGAAATCGCGCGCATGCGCCGTTTTGGGGAGTTGCGCGCCTACAAGCACGGCGAAGCGCTGTTTGAGACCGGCAAGGTAGGCCCCGGCATGTTCGTGGTGCTGTCCGGCACAGTCGCGATCACCCAGCGCGATGGCCTCGGCCATGTCACCCCGGTCATCGACCAGGGCCCGGCACAATTTCTGGCCGAGATCGGCCAGCTTTCCGGCCGCGTCGCGCTGGTCGACGGCCATGCCGAGGGCGATGTCGAAACGCTGCTAATTCCGTCGGACCAATTGCGCGCGCTTCTGGTCGCGGAAGCCGAACTGGGCGAGCGCATCATGCGCGCGCTGATCCTGCGCCGGGTCAGCCTGATCCAGGGCGGCGTCGGCGGCCCGGTGCTGATCGGCCCGGCTTCGCTCGGCGACACGGCGCGGCTGCAGAATTTCCTGGCGCGCAACGGCCAGCCGCACCACGTGCTCGATCCCGCAACCGACAAGGACGCCGCCGATCTCGTCGCGCGCTATTCGGCCTCGCGCGCCGATCTGCCGCTGGTGGTTTGTCCTGACGGTACCGTGCTGCGCAATCCGTCGGAGACCTCGCTGGCGCTGGCGGTGGGCATGATCACCAACCATGCGCATGAGAAGCTCTATGACGTCGCGGTGGTCGGCAGCGGTCCCGCCGGTCTCGCCACCGCGGTCTATGCCGCGTCCGAAGGATTGTCGGTGGCGGTATTCGACGCGCGGGCGTTCGGCGGGCAGGCCGGCGCCAGCGCACGCATCGAAAACTATCTGGGCTTTCCGACCGGCATCTCGGGCCAGGCGCTCGCGGGGCGCGCCTACAATCAGGCGCAGAAATTCGGCGCCGAGATGCTGATTCCGGTTTCGATCCGGTCGTTGGATTGCTCGCAGCGCGACGGCGTGTTCGCGCTGGCCACCGAATGCGGGCAGTCGTTGCGCGCCAAAGCCATCGTGGTGGCGAGCGGGGCACGTTACCGGCGGCCCGAGATCGAAAATCTCGACGCCTACGAAGGCCGCGGCGTCTGGTACTGGGCTTCGCCGATCGAGGCCAAGCTGTGCGTCGGTCAGGACGTCGTATTGGTCGGCGGCGGCAATTCCGCAGGGCAGGCCGCGGTGTTTCTGTCCGGCCATGCGCGCAAGGTCTACATGATCATCCGCGGCGGCGGGCTGGGGGCCAGCATGTCGCGCTATCTGATCGAGCGCATCGAAGCGGCGCCCAACATCGAACTGATATTCAACGCCGAGGTGATTGCGGTCGAAGGCGGCGGGGATGGATCGCTCGAAAGCGTGCGCTGGAAGAGCCGGCTGGCGCCCGAGCAGCACAGTTTCGATGTTCGTAACCTGTTTCTTTTCGTCGGCGCCGATCCGGCGACGCGTTGGCTGGACGGCTGCGGCGTGACGCTCGACCGGGCCGGCTTCGTGGTGACGGGGGCGCAGTCCGAGCAGAATCACGGCCGCCCGGTGCCGCCGCTGGAAACCTCGGTGCCCGGCGTGTTCGCGGTCGGCGACGTGCGTTCCGGCTCGGTCAAGCGCGTCGGCGGCGCAATCGGCGAGGGCGCGCAGGTGGTGGCGGCGCTGCATGGCTATCTGGCCGATGCCATGAAGCCGTCGCTCTAG
- a CDS encoding helix-turn-helix domain-containing protein, with the protein MTGAELKKLRAHLGEAIGQPLSVADMAKLCGLPASDGADTIRKWEVTGPTGPVAELLRILAMASDHYPILDMFNVFDRHDVPVKDRPARRQAFREQMRSDVRRRIG; encoded by the coding sequence GTGACCGGAGCGGAATTGAAGAAACTTCGCGCGCATCTCGGTGAGGCCATCGGCCAGCCGCTGTCGGTGGCCGACATGGCCAAACTCTGCGGGCTGCCGGCTTCCGACGGCGCCGACACCATTCGCAAATGGGAGGTCACCGGCCCGACCGGGCCTGTGGCGGAGCTGCTGCGCATCCTGGCGATGGCCAGCGACCACTATCCGATCCTCGATATGTTCAACGTGTTCGACCGCCACGACGTCCCGGTGAAAGACCGCCCGGCCCGCCGGCAGGCCTTCCGCGAACAGATGCGCAGCGACGTGCGGCGCCGCATTGGTTAA
- a CDS encoding HD-GYP domain-containing protein: MLVYFVTDEPTKLPAIRAMLEPQHAVLPWVLGGDGTGIRSHGVLMVDIDLRQMTRVDQLRFILQQLAGIPEKLFVVHNLSRSMVAQAHALGATAVISRPKEAILKVAQIEEAEAAAEDNAADPAPKMDEGVAAFASMFSNVRRGKPLRLVDAQRATSRIISRVGQDGLTAWLDEVRRYHEGTFQHCLLVTGVAVAFGLDIGFSNGDISRLGMAATLHDIGKARIPLAILDKPGRLDPEEEEIIRRHPVIGYDLLKGVSGISPEILDGVRHHHEYLDGTGYPDGLAGSQISDLVRLLTIADIFAALVESRPYRPPMSRQDAYQILCGMEGKLEGPLVRAFRGIALAP, translated from the coding sequence ATGCTCGTCTATTTTGTGACAGACGAACCGACGAAGTTGCCGGCGATTCGCGCGATGCTCGAACCGCAACACGCCGTGCTTCCCTGGGTGCTGGGCGGCGACGGCACCGGGATCAGGTCGCATGGCGTGCTGATGGTCGACATCGACCTGCGGCAGATGACTCGCGTCGATCAGCTCAGGTTCATTTTGCAACAGCTTGCCGGCATTCCCGAGAAGCTGTTCGTGGTTCACAATCTCTCCCGTTCGATGGTTGCGCAGGCCCATGCGCTCGGCGCGACCGCGGTCATTTCACGCCCCAAGGAAGCCATTCTCAAGGTCGCGCAGATCGAAGAGGCGGAAGCGGCCGCGGAAGATAACGCTGCGGATCCGGCGCCGAAGATGGACGAAGGTGTGGCAGCCTTCGCCTCGATGTTTTCGAATGTGCGCCGTGGCAAGCCACTGAGGCTTGTCGACGCACAGCGTGCGACGTCGAGGATCATCAGCCGCGTCGGACAGGACGGGCTTACGGCATGGCTCGACGAGGTGCGTCGCTATCACGAGGGTACGTTTCAGCACTGCCTGCTTGTAACAGGTGTTGCGGTCGCCTTTGGGCTGGATATCGGATTCTCCAACGGGGACATATCGCGGCTCGGAATGGCGGCGACCCTCCACGACATCGGGAAGGCGCGCATTCCTCTCGCGATCCTGGACAAGCCGGGACGCCTCGATCCCGAGGAGGAGGAGATCATCAGGCGTCATCCCGTGATCGGATATGATTTGTTGAAGGGCGTATCGGGCATCAGTCCGGAAATTCTGGATGGCGTGAGGCATCATCACGAATATCTTGATGGCACCGGCTACCCGGATGGACTGGCGGGCTCGCAGATTTCCGATCTGGTCAGATTGCTGACGATCGCGGATATCTTTGCCGCGCTGGTCGAGTCGAGGCCCTACAGGCCGCCAATGTCCCGGCAGGACGCCTACCAGATCCTCTGCGGCATGGAGGGCAAGCTGGAGGGGCCGCTGGTCAGGGCGTTCCGCGGCATCGCGCTTGCGCCGTGA
- a CDS encoding alpha/beta fold hydrolase: MQCVPRTLRAIASSMWVAISVALIPSSGSLAQAPQSKFADVNGVRLHYLVAGKGDPVVLLHGFAETSHMWRPLIAKLSDKHTVIAPDLRGFGQSSAPEGGYTKKAMAQDIHALVKSLKYDRIRLVGHDIGLMVAYAYAAQYASEVDRIVLMEAFLPGVGEWNNVFLLRDLWHFHFFGKTPLALVTGRERIYLEHFWNDFAADATKSVPEADREFYAREYARPGNMKAGMEVFRAFPQDAIEFADLARTKLAMPMLVLSGEKAGGPFLIEQGKMVATNVEGVLVKGRGHWLMEEAPDQVIPKLVEFLDR, encoded by the coding sequence ATGCAATGTGTACCGAGAACGCTGCGCGCCATCGCGTCGAGCATGTGGGTGGCAATATCGGTCGCATTGATTCCTTCGAGCGGTTCGCTCGCGCAGGCGCCTCAGAGCAAGTTTGCCGACGTCAACGGTGTCAGACTGCACTATCTGGTTGCCGGCAAGGGCGATCCCGTCGTGCTGCTGCACGGTTTTGCCGAAACCAGCCATATGTGGCGGCCGCTGATCGCAAAACTTTCCGACAAGCACACCGTGATCGCACCCGATCTGCGCGGCTTCGGCCAGTCGTCGGCGCCGGAGGGCGGATATACCAAGAAGGCGATGGCGCAAGACATCCACGCATTGGTGAAAAGCCTCAAATACGACCGTATCCGGCTGGTCGGTCATGATATCGGACTGATGGTCGCCTACGCCTATGCGGCGCAGTATGCGAGCGAAGTCGACCGGATCGTGCTGATGGAAGCGTTTCTGCCCGGCGTTGGCGAATGGAATAATGTCTTTCTGCTGCGCGATCTCTGGCACTTCCACTTCTTCGGCAAGACGCCGCTTGCGCTGGTCACCGGCCGCGAGCGCATTTATCTCGAACATTTCTGGAACGATTTTGCCGCCGATGCCACGAAATCCGTGCCGGAGGCCGACCGTGAATTCTATGCCAGGGAGTATGCCAGGCCCGGCAACATGAAGGCCGGGATGGAGGTCTTCCGCGCATTCCCGCAGGACGCCATCGAGTTTGCCGACCTTGCGAGGACCAAATTGGCGATGCCTATGCTGGTGCTATCAGGCGAGAAAGCCGGCGGTCCGTTCCTGATCGAGCAAGGCAAGATGGTCGCGACTAACGTCGAGGGCGTGCTGGTGAAGGGACGGGGACATTGGCTGATGGAGGAGGCGCCTGATCAGGTGATTCCCAAGCTGGTCGAATTTCTCGATCGCTAA
- a CDS encoding GH1 family beta-glucosidase: MFGKFSRRHFAKLAGLSALGVAAGSADAAAQATAERPAPASFPKDFVWGTATSAYQIEGAVNEDGRGRSIWDTFAHTPGKIEDGTTGDRANEHYHRHKEDIGLIRELGAKAYRFSIAWPRVFPEGTGKPNPKGLDFYDRLIDELLRHGIEPYATLYHWDLPQALEDKMGGWRSSETSKAFGDYAGHVAARISDRVRSIFTINEAGRFVNFGYGWGIDAPGLKLPDADVNQVRHHVALAHGLAVQAIRAHGRAGTKVGPAENIAACVPAFDTPENVRAAEIATRELNSGFLGVILEGKYTDGFLRFAGPAAPKFTADELKIISQPNDFVGLNIYAPQFYIAASDKPPGWSVLPFPASFPHMNSDWLRVGPETIYWAPRLAAKVWNIETIYISENGTSSEDKLRADGQVYDLDRIMYLRNYLRQLQRATSEGVPVRGYFLWSLMDNFEWIYGFEKRFGIYHVDFGTQRRTPKLSAAFYRDVVARNAIGV, encoded by the coding sequence ATGTTCGGAAAATTCTCGCGCCGGCATTTTGCAAAGCTTGCAGGCTTGTCTGCGCTCGGAGTGGCGGCGGGATCGGCTGACGCCGCGGCCCAAGCGACGGCCGAACGTCCTGCGCCGGCGAGTTTTCCGAAAGACTTCGTGTGGGGCACCGCCACGTCGGCCTATCAGATCGAGGGCGCGGTGAACGAAGACGGTCGCGGCCGCTCGATCTGGGATACGTTTGCCCACACGCCCGGCAAGATCGAGGACGGCACGACCGGGGATCGCGCCAACGAACACTACCACCGCCACAAGGAAGACATCGGCCTGATCCGCGAACTCGGCGCCAAGGCCTACCGGTTTTCGATCGCGTGGCCGCGGGTGTTTCCGGAAGGAACGGGTAAGCCGAACCCCAAGGGGCTCGACTTCTACGACCGCCTCATCGACGAACTGCTCAGGCACGGCATCGAGCCATACGCGACGCTCTATCACTGGGATCTGCCGCAGGCGCTCGAGGACAAAATGGGTGGCTGGCGATCCAGCGAAACGTCGAAAGCATTCGGGGATTATGCCGGCCACGTGGCGGCGCGTATCAGTGATCGCGTCAGGTCGATCTTCACGATCAACGAAGCCGGAAGGTTCGTGAATTTCGGCTATGGATGGGGCATCGATGCCCCCGGCCTCAAACTGCCGGACGCCGACGTCAACCAGGTCCGCCACCATGTGGCCCTGGCGCACGGCCTCGCCGTGCAGGCGATCCGCGCGCATGGGCGCGCGGGCACCAAGGTGGGTCCGGCCGAAAACATCGCGGCCTGCGTGCCGGCGTTCGACACGCCGGAAAACGTTCGCGCCGCCGAGATCGCGACGCGCGAACTGAACTCGGGCTTCCTCGGCGTCATCCTGGAAGGCAAATACACCGACGGGTTTCTTCGGTTCGCAGGCCCGGCCGCGCCGAAATTCACCGCCGACGAACTCAAGATCATTTCGCAGCCGAACGATTTCGTCGGCCTCAACATCTACGCGCCGCAATTCTACATCGCCGCTTCCGACAAGCCGCCGGGCTGGAGCGTGCTGCCCTTCCCCGCCTCGTTCCCGCACATGAATTCCGACTGGCTCAGGGTCGGCCCCGAGACGATCTACTGGGCGCCGCGTCTGGCGGCAAAAGTCTGGAACATCGAGACGATCTACATCAGCGAGAACGGCACCTCGTCGGAAGACAAGCTTCGCGCCGACGGCCAGGTCTACGACCTCGATCGCATCATGTACCTGCGCAATTATCTCAGGCAGTTGCAGCGCGCGACGTCGGAGGGGGTGCCGGTCCGCGGCTATTTCCTCTGGAGCCTGATGGACAATTTCGAATGGATCTACGGCTTCGAAAAGCGCTTCGGGATCTACCATGTCGACTTCGGGACGCAGCGCCGGACGCCAAAGCTCAGCGCAGCCTTCTATCGCGACGTGGTGGCGCGGAATGCGATCGGCGTCTGA
- a CDS encoding MBL fold metallo-hydrolase, giving the protein MHSKTDMVQSSAEALRYPFENHPGHDQVVEVVPGVLWVRLKLPFRLNHVNIYLLADGDGWAMVDSGFGNEESIAAWTTLFEGPLRHVKITRLIVTHSHPDHVGLAGWITERFDCLLQMSQVEYLQSVYHQNRGTEERRNAQRLFFRRHGMDESLTDRLLGRGQDYLKRVSVLPPSYRRISHGDEVVIGTRRFKVITGGGHALDQVMLYCAADKLFLSADQVLSKISPNVSVWAVEPDQNSLGEYLASLASLTTTLPYDVMVLPGHGVPFYGLKTRIKQLADHHEDRCRLIAEACREAPQTSKELVPVVFHKHVLDEHQMGFAAGELVAHVNYMLVEGRLTSEVADGVLRFRTT; this is encoded by the coding sequence ATGCATTCGAAAACCGACATGGTGCAGTCCTCGGCCGAGGCACTGCGATACCCCTTCGAAAATCACCCCGGCCACGATCAGGTCGTCGAGGTGGTGCCGGGCGTGCTTTGGGTCCGCCTCAAGCTGCCGTTCCGGCTCAATCACGTGAACATCTACCTGCTCGCCGACGGCGACGGCTGGGCGATGGTCGATTCCGGCTTCGGCAATGAGGAATCCATTGCGGCCTGGACGACCCTGTTCGAGGGGCCGCTGCGGCATGTGAAGATCACGCGGCTGATCGTTACCCATTCGCATCCCGATCACGTCGGCCTTGCCGGATGGATCACGGAGCGCTTCGACTGCCTGCTGCAGATGTCGCAGGTCGAATATCTACAATCGGTCTATCACCAGAACCGCGGCACCGAGGAGCGGCGCAACGCGCAGCGGCTGTTCTTCCGCCGGCACGGCATGGACGAAAGCCTGACCGACAGATTGCTCGGCCGCGGCCAGGATTATTTGAAGCGAGTTTCGGTGCTGCCGCCGTCCTACCGCCGCATCTCGCATGGCGACGAGGTCGTGATCGGCACGCGGCGCTTCAAGGTGATCACCGGCGGCGGCCACGCGCTCGACCAGGTGATGCTATATTGCGCGGCCGACAAATTGTTCCTCTCGGCCGACCAGGTGCTGAGCAAGATTTCACCCAATGTCAGCGTCTGGGCGGTCGAGCCCGACCAGAACTCGCTCGGGGAATATCTGGCCTCGCTCGCGAGCCTGACCACCACGCTGCCCTACGACGTGATGGTGCTGCCCGGCCACGGCGTGCCGTTCTACGGGCTGAAGACCCGCATCAAGCAGCTCGCCGACCATCACGAGGACCGCTGCCGCCTGATCGCCGAAGCCTGCCGGGAAGCCCCCCAAACCTCGAAGGAGCTGGTGCCCGTCGTGTTCCACAAGCACGTGCTGGACGAGCACCAGATGGGCTTTGCCGCCGGCGAACTGGTCGCGCACGTCAACTACATGCTGGTCGAGGGACGGCTGACCTCAGAGGTTGCCGACGGCGTGCTGCGGTTCAGGACGACGTGA
- a CDS encoding methyl-accepting chemotaxis protein, whose protein sequence is MAARSNSRLKGFSFGVRGSLFAAFAVIAGMAIVISAGAGLMLGRLGGTMVDLSGRDIPRLAASLQLSAQSASLASQGPALLAARSEEALNDRTKKMKETQAVALKKLGEIVELGADKAVVAALTENMKNIDEVIKSLGSAARERLELAAQHEKLYDAVRKAQRRFVAAAGPAAIDAQTELYSIYAAPNFSQTDAIRAHKTADQLADIAASGNLMAFDMIAALSTTSGDVLEATGRDFRTAQARVKANLEALPKTTAMRSVQNTTLGLLALADGKTGVFKVRQQELDADDFGQTILEETRKLNVGLGISVQQLVDAVQKETDAAAWQARQEISFGTMVMLALGVLTLVGSILFVWLYVGRNILRRISNLQRSMQVLSSGDLESEVYQSPQQDEIGAMADSLQVFRESMIQSRALSAEQDKDRIAKGERANRMEARIVEFESTVRSALDSLQSAAGSMQSTAQSMSATADQSSALVTAVATAAEQTSANVQTVSSGTEELSSSIEEIGRQVITSAEIARKAVEDAGETDATMQGLADNAARISVVVDLIQTIASQTNLLALNATIEAARAGDAGRGFAVVASEVKSLANQTAKATDEIRQQIVSMQTVTTTAVSAIRNISNTISEINEVTTAIAAAVEEQGAATREIARNIQHAAGGTSEVSTNIVGVSSASSQAGTAAGQVLTASGALRREADVLREEIDAFLSNIRAA, encoded by the coding sequence ATGGCGGCACGATCCAATTCACGGCTCAAGGGTTTTAGCTTCGGCGTCAGGGGCAGTCTGTTTGCCGCCTTCGCCGTCATCGCCGGCATGGCGATCGTCATCTCCGCCGGCGCCGGCCTGATGCTCGGGCGGCTCGGCGGGACCATGGTCGATCTGAGCGGCCGGGATATCCCCCGTCTCGCCGCCAGCCTGCAGCTATCGGCACAGAGCGCGAGCCTTGCCAGCCAGGGGCCGGCGCTGCTGGCCGCGCGCAGCGAAGAGGCGTTGAACGATCGAACCAAGAAAATGAAGGAAACCCAGGCGGTCGCGCTGAAGAAGCTCGGCGAGATCGTCGAACTCGGTGCCGACAAGGCGGTCGTCGCGGCGCTCACCGAGAACATGAAGAACATCGACGAGGTGATCAAGAGCCTCGGCTCGGCCGCGCGCGAGCGGCTCGAACTGGCCGCCCAGCACGAAAAGCTCTACGACGCGGTGCGCAAGGCCCAGCGGCGCTTCGTGGCAGCTGCCGGCCCTGCGGCAATCGACGCGCAGACCGAGCTCTACAGCATCTACGCTGCCCCCAACTTCTCGCAAACCGATGCGATCCGGGCACACAAGACGGCCGACCAACTCGCCGACATCGCCGCCAGCGGCAATCTCATGGCGTTCGACATGATCGCCGCGCTGTCGACCACCAGCGGCGATGTACTCGAAGCCACCGGCAGGGATTTCCGCACCGCGCAGGCGCGCGTGAAGGCGAATCTCGAAGCGCTGCCCAAGACCACAGCGATGCGGTCCGTTCAAAACACAACCTTGGGCCTGCTGGCGCTTGCCGACGGCAAGACCGGCGTCTTCAAGGTCCGCCAGCAGGAACTGGATGCGGACGATTTCGGCCAGACCATTCTGGAGGAAACCCGCAAGCTCAATGTCGGCCTCGGCATCAGCGTGCAGCAATTGGTCGACGCCGTGCAGAAGGAAACCGACGCCGCGGCCTGGCAGGCGCGTCAGGAGATCTCGTTCGGGACCATGGTCATGCTCGCCCTCGGCGTGCTGACGCTGGTCGGTTCGATCCTGTTCGTCTGGCTCTATGTCGGCCGCAACATCCTGCGGCGAATCAGCAATCTGCAGCGCTCGATGCAGGTGTTGTCCAGCGGCGACCTCGAATCGGAGGTCTATCAAAGCCCCCAGCAGGACGAGATCGGCGCCATGGCGGATTCGCTGCAGGTGTTCCGCGAGAGCATGATCCAGAGCCGCGCGCTCTCGGCCGAGCAGGACAAGGACCGCATCGCCAAGGGCGAACGCGCCAACCGCATGGAAGCGCGCATCGTCGAGTTCGAATCCACTGTTCGCAGCGCGCTCGACAGCCTGCAATCCGCGGCGGGCTCGATGCAGTCGACCGCGCAAAGCATGTCGGCGACAGCCGATCAATCGAGCGCACTGGTGACCGCGGTGGCGACGGCCGCCGAGCAGACCTCAGCCAACGTGCAGACCGTGTCGTCGGGCACCGAGGAATTGTCCTCCTCAATCGAGGAAATCGGCCGTCAGGTCATCACCTCGGCGGAGATCGCCCGCAAGGCGGTTGAGGACGCCGGTGAGACCGATGCCACCATGCAGGGGCTTGCGGACAATGCCGCGCGGATCAGCGTGGTGGTCGATCTGATCCAGACTATCGCCTCGCAGACCAACCTGCTGGCGCTGAACGCCACCATCGAGGCGGCACGCGCCGGCGACGCCGGCCGCGGCTTCGCCGTGGTCGCCTCCGAGGTGAAGAGCCTCGCCAACCAGACCGCCAAGGCCACCGACGAGATCCGCCAGCAGATCGTCAGCATGCAGACGGTGACGACGACCGCGGTCTCGGCGATCAGGAACATCAGCAACACGATCAGCGAGATCAACGAGGTGACCACCGCGATCGCGGCCGCGGTCGAGGAGCAGGGTGCGGCGACGCGCGAGATCGCGCGCAACATCCAGCACGCCGCCGGCGGCACCAGCGAGGTTTCCACCAACATCGTCGGTGTCTCCAGCGCCTCGTCGCAGGCCGGAACCGCCGCCGGCCAGGTGCTGACCGCCTCCGGCGCGCTGCGCCGCGAGGCCGACGTGCTGCGCGAAGAGATCGACGCGTTCCTGTCGAACATCCGGGCGGCGTAG
- a CDS encoding glycoside hydrolase family 16 protein, translating to MTLRALISIGCLFAAVPAFAQADLAGATTKLTLQVATAMLGEKCRRIEAPDPASLASVSLHRTFHDDFDTHPLLDGRWASHYAGGAAWPEARYWGGEGSDFRRKTSYNGEQQIYVDPRYGGRETTPLGLDPFKVSDGILSITASRTPPSLKTVLFNNEYISGILTTQSRFSQKYGYFEIRAKIPVGIGVWPAFWMLADDGGWPPEVDIMEGRGQRPGDIVMTTHWRIPDTQRVERCGFDFRVPDAPTAYHDYGVLWQPDRITYFIDRRPVSEIKVPIGFGEPMYMIVNLAMGSKTFEGVGFVDGESPATVAFEIDRISAYQIDER from the coding sequence TTGACGTTGCGCGCTTTGATCTCGATCGGCTGCCTGTTCGCCGCCGTCCCGGCGTTCGCGCAGGCCGATCTCGCTGGTGCTACGACCAAACTCACGCTGCAGGTCGCGACCGCCATGCTCGGCGAAAAATGCCGCCGCATCGAAGCGCCAGATCCGGCGTCGCTTGCTTCGGTATCACTGCACCGGACCTTCCACGATGATTTCGACACCCATCCGCTGCTGGATGGAAGGTGGGCGTCACACTACGCCGGCGGCGCCGCCTGGCCGGAAGCGCGCTATTGGGGCGGCGAAGGCTCCGACTTCAGGCGCAAAACCAGTTATAACGGCGAGCAGCAGATCTATGTCGATCCGCGCTATGGCGGGCGGGAAACAACGCCGCTCGGCCTCGATCCGTTCAAGGTCAGCGACGGCATTCTCTCGATTACAGCCAGCCGCACCCCGCCGTCACTAAAGACCGTGCTGTTCAACAACGAATATATCTCGGGCATCCTGACGACCCAGAGCCGGTTTTCCCAGAAGTACGGATACTTCGAAATCCGCGCCAAGATACCGGTCGGCATCGGCGTGTGGCCGGCGTTCTGGATGCTCGCCGATGACGGCGGCTGGCCGCCGGAAGTCGACATCATGGAGGGCCGCGGGCAACGGCCGGGCGACATCGTGATGACGACGCATTGGCGGATACCGGACACGCAGCGCGTGGAACGCTGCGGGTTTGACTTCAGGGTACCGGACGCCCCGACCGCCTACCACGACTACGGCGTGCTGTGGCAGCCGGATCGCATCACCTATTTCATCGACCGCCGGCCGGTCTCCGAGATCAAGGTCCCCATCGGCTTCGGCGAGCCCATGTATATGATCGTTAACCTCGCCATGGGCTCGAAGACTTTCGAGGGCGTGGGGTTCGTCGATGGCGAGTCGCCCGCGACCGTCGCCTTCGAGATCGACAGGATATCCGCCTACCAGATCGACGAACGCTGA
- a CDS encoding UBP-type zinc finger domain-containing protein — MTPSALGCDDSPNKHATAHFHNTGHPVIEGYDPPEGWGWCYVDEVLFDLSHRKTPHNGPIPRYY; from the coding sequence GTGACGCCGAGTGCGCTGGGCTGCGACGATTCCCCGAACAAGCACGCCACCGCGCATTTCCACAACACCGGCCATCCCGTGATCGAAGGCTACGATCCGCCGGAAGGCTGGGGTTGGTGCTATGTCGACGAAGTACTGTTCGACCTGTCACACCGAAAAACTCCACACAACGGACCGATACCGCGCTACTACTGA